One region of Streptomyces sp. NBC_00442 genomic DNA includes:
- a CDS encoding NAD kinase: MSAQSSVEGGTDSRACGGSQSGAAEARTVFLLAHTGRPAAIRSAELVVRGLLRSGIGVRVLRAEAADLPLPVEAEIVEDARPACLDACELLIVLGGDGTLLRGAELSRASGVPMLGVNLGRVGFLAEAERDDLDKVVDRVVTRAYEVEERMTLDVVVHNNGDVVHRDWALNEAAVQKVSPERMLEVVLEIDGRPVTGFGCDGIVCATPTGSTAYAFSAGGPVVWPEVEALLMVPISAHALFAKPLVTSPDSVLAVEVQPHTPHGVLWCDGRRTVELPSGARVEVRRGAVPVRLARLHHASFTDRLVAKFALPVQGWRGAPH, translated from the coding sequence ATCAGTGCGCAGAGCAGTGTCGAGGGCGGTACGGACAGTCGTGCCTGCGGCGGCTCGCAGAGCGGCGCCGCCGAGGCGCGCACCGTTTTCCTGCTCGCGCACACCGGAAGACCCGCGGCCATTCGCAGCGCGGAACTCGTCGTCCGCGGCCTGCTGCGCAGCGGCATCGGCGTACGCGTCCTGCGGGCGGAGGCCGCCGATCTGCCACTGCCCGTCGAGGCGGAGATCGTCGAGGACGCACGGCCCGCGTGCCTCGACGCCTGCGAGCTGCTCATCGTGCTCGGCGGCGACGGCACCTTGCTGCGCGGCGCGGAACTCTCCCGCGCGTCCGGCGTTCCGATGCTCGGAGTCAACCTCGGCCGCGTCGGCTTCCTCGCGGAGGCCGAGCGCGACGACCTGGACAAGGTCGTCGACCGTGTGGTGACGCGCGCCTACGAGGTCGAGGAGCGGATGACCCTCGACGTCGTCGTGCACAACAACGGCGATGTGGTGCACCGGGACTGGGCCCTCAACGAGGCGGCCGTCCAGAAGGTCTCGCCCGAGCGGATGCTGGAGGTCGTGCTGGAGATCGACGGCCGTCCCGTCACCGGGTTCGGCTGCGACGGCATCGTGTGCGCCACGCCGACCGGTTCGACCGCGTACGCCTTCTCGGCCGGCGGCCCGGTGGTGTGGCCCGAGGTCGAGGCGCTGCTCATGGTGCCGATCAGCGCGCACGCCCTGTTCGCCAAGCCCCTGGTCACGTCGCCGGACTCGGTGCTCGCGGTCGAGGTGCAGCCGCACACGCCGCACGGAGTGCTGTGGTGCGACGGGCGGCGTACGGTCGAACTCCCTTCGGGCGCACGGGTGGAGGTACGGCGGGGCGCCGTCCCGGTGCGGCTCGCGCGGCTGCACCACGCCTCGTTCACCGACCGTCTTGTCGCCAAGTTCGCCCTGCCGGTACAGGGGTGGCGCGGGGCGCCGCACTGA
- a CDS encoding glycosyltransferase family 4 protein, whose product MSQLRTVHVLGGGSAGSSAHVRSLAAGLVARGVRVTVCAPAELEREYDFPGAGALFVPVARRGDPTAVGALRAACAHADVVHAHGLHAAVRAALALSGRRGVPLVVTWHTRSHADGARGHVLRLLERRVSRTAAVVLATSSELVDRARSRGARDARLAAVAVPAPRPTAGLDDGKARAELGAVDRPLLMAVGSLVEHRGYEVLLDAARAWRDLDVVPLLVIAGEGRGRPALQRRIEAESLPVRLVGRRDDITELLAAADIAVLPSRWEARSLLAQDALRLGVPLVATAVGGVPELVGDAALLVPYGDAGALADAVVGLLADPDARRALAHAGRVQAASWPTEDETVAQVLAVYDELTGA is encoded by the coding sequence GTGTCACAGCTGCGTACGGTCCACGTCCTGGGCGGCGGCAGTGCGGGCAGCAGCGCGCATGTCAGATCGCTCGCGGCAGGCCTGGTCGCCCGGGGTGTGCGCGTCACCGTCTGCGCCCCCGCCGAGCTGGAGCGGGAGTACGACTTCCCCGGCGCGGGCGCCCTCTTCGTGCCGGTCGCCCGGCGCGGCGATCCGACGGCGGTCGGCGCGCTCCGGGCCGCCTGCGCCCACGCGGATGTCGTGCACGCGCACGGCCTGCACGCCGCCGTCCGCGCCGCCCTCGCGCTGAGCGGCCGACGAGGCGTGCCGCTGGTCGTCACCTGGCACACCCGCTCGCACGCCGACGGCGCCCGCGGTCACGTGCTTCGGCTCCTGGAGCGCCGGGTCTCGCGGACCGCCGCCGTGGTGCTCGCCACCTCGTCCGAACTCGTCGACCGGGCCCGCAGCCGCGGCGCGCGCGACGCCCGGCTCGCCGCGGTCGCCGTCCCCGCACCCCGGCCGACGGCCGGACTCGACGACGGCAAGGCGCGGGCCGAACTCGGCGCTGTGGACCGGCCGTTGCTCATGGCCGTGGGCAGCCTCGTCGAACACCGCGGCTACGAGGTGCTGCTCGACGCGGCCCGTGCCTGGCGCGATCTCGACGTGGTGCCGCTGCTCGTCATCGCGGGGGAGGGGCGGGGGCGGCCGGCGCTGCAGCGGCGCATCGAGGCGGAGTCCCTGCCGGTCAGGCTCGTCGGCCGGCGCGACGACATCACCGAGCTGCTCGCCGCCGCCGACATCGCGGTCCTGCCCAGCCGCTGGGAGGCCCGCTCGCTGCTCGCCCAGGACGCGCTGCGCCTGGGCGTGCCGCTGGTCGCCACGGCGGTCGGCGGGGTGCCGGAGCTGGTCGGGGACGCGGCGCTGCTCGTCCCGTACGGAGACGCCGGGGCGCTCGCGGACGCCGTCGTGGGCCTGCTCGCGGACCCCGACGCGCGCCGTGCGCTGGCCCACGCGGGACGGGTGCAGGCCGCGAGCTGGCCCACCGAGGACGAGACCGTGGCCCAAGTCCTCGCCGTCTACGACGAGTTGACGGGCGCCTGA
- a CDS encoding TlyA family RNA methyltransferase, which translates to MAGVARRRLDAELVRRKLARSREHAAQLIAAGRVSVGKTVATKSATQVETAAAIVVVDDDSDPDYVSRGGHKLAGAFEAFVPQGLKIEGRRALDAGASTGGFTDVLLRSGAGHVVAVDVGYGQLAWSLQSDDRVTVKDRTNVRELTLDDLDGQPADLVVGDLSFIALGLVLPALVRCAAPDADLVLMVKPQFEIGKERLGSGGVVRSPELRAETVRTVAAQAAGLGLGVVGVTASPLPGPSGNVEYFLWLRAGAPALDPADVERAVAEGPR; encoded by the coding sequence GTGGCAGGAGTGGCACGCCGCCGCCTCGACGCCGAGCTGGTGCGCCGGAAACTCGCGCGGTCGCGGGAGCACGCCGCCCAGCTGATCGCCGCGGGGCGGGTGAGCGTCGGCAAGACCGTCGCCACCAAATCCGCCACCCAGGTCGAGACCGCCGCCGCGATCGTGGTGGTCGACGACGACAGCGATCCCGACTACGTCTCGCGCGGAGGGCACAAGCTGGCCGGGGCGTTCGAGGCGTTCGTCCCGCAGGGGCTGAAGATCGAGGGGCGGCGGGCGCTCGACGCGGGCGCCTCCACGGGCGGCTTCACCGATGTGCTGCTGCGTTCCGGAGCCGGCCACGTGGTCGCCGTCGACGTCGGTTACGGCCAGCTCGCCTGGTCCCTTCAGAGTGACGACAGGGTCACCGTGAAGGACCGTACGAACGTACGCGAGTTGACGCTCGACGACCTCGACGGGCAGCCCGCCGACCTCGTCGTGGGCGACCTCTCCTTCATCGCGCTCGGCCTGGTGCTGCCCGCCCTCGTGCGCTGCGCGGCGCCCGACGCGGACCTGGTCCTCATGGTCAAGCCGCAGTTCGAGATCGGCAAGGAGCGGCTCGGCAGCGGCGGCGTCGTGCGCAGCCCCGAGCTGCGGGCCGAGACGGTACGGACGGTGGCGGCGCAGGCGGCCGGGCTCGGGCTCGGCGTGGTCGGAGTGACGGCCAGCCCGTTGCCCGGACCCTCCGGCAATGTCGAATACTTTCTGTGGCTGCGGGCCGGGGCGCCCGCGCTCGATCCCGCGGACGTGGAGCGCGCAGTGGCGGAGGGACCCCGGTGA
- the recN gene encoding DNA repair protein RecN produces MRIRSLGVIDDAVVELSPGFTAVTGETGAGKTMVVTSLGLLLGGRADPALVRIGAKAAVVEGRIALRPGSSAVLRAEEAGAELDDGALLVSRTVSAEGRSRAYLGGRSVPVGMLAELADELVAVHGQTDQQGLLRPARQREALDRYAGEAVAGPLAKYAGAYRRLRAVAVELEELTTRARERAQEADLLRFGLDEIAAVEPLPGEDGELSAEAERLGHAEALASAAAVAHAALAGNPEDPESVDATTLVAGAHRALEAVRTHDPALAALAERIGEVAILLGDVAGELAGYADDLDADPLRLAAVEERRAALTSLTRKYGEDITAVLAWSQESAARLTELDGDDDRIEQLTAERNGLRDELSVLAQELTDARTEAAARFAEAVTAELASLAMPHARVSFAVGQSEDPEGVEVGGRTVAYGPTGADEVELLLAPHPGAPARPIAKGASGGELSRVMLAVEVVFAGTDPVPTYLFDEVDAGVGGKAAVEIGRRLAKLAKSAQVVVVTHLPQVAAFADRQLLVEKTNDGTVTRSGVTVLEGEDRVRELSRMLAGQEDSETARAHAEELLATARADG; encoded by the coding sequence ATGCGGATACGGTCGCTCGGGGTCATCGACGACGCAGTCGTGGAGCTGTCACCCGGTTTCACCGCGGTGACCGGCGAGACCGGTGCGGGCAAGACCATGGTCGTCACCAGCCTGGGGCTGCTGCTCGGCGGCCGTGCCGATCCCGCGCTCGTGCGGATCGGCGCCAAGGCGGCCGTCGTCGAAGGGCGGATCGCGCTGCGGCCCGGCAGCTCGGCGGTGCTGCGGGCGGAGGAGGCAGGGGCAGAGCTGGACGACGGCGCGCTGCTCGTCAGCCGTACCGTTTCGGCGGAGGGCCGCTCACGGGCGTACCTCGGCGGCCGGTCGGTGCCGGTCGGGATGCTCGCCGAGCTCGCCGACGAACTCGTCGCGGTGCACGGCCAGACCGACCAGCAGGGCCTGCTGCGCCCGGCCAGACAGCGCGAGGCGCTCGACCGGTACGCCGGCGAGGCGGTGGCGGGGCCCCTGGCCAAGTACGCCGGGGCCTACCGGAGGCTGCGGGCCGTCGCCGTCGAGCTGGAGGAGCTGACCACGCGGGCGCGCGAGCGGGCGCAGGAGGCCGATCTGCTGCGCTTCGGGCTCGACGAGATCGCCGCGGTGGAGCCGCTGCCCGGCGAGGACGGCGAACTGTCCGCGGAGGCCGAGCGGCTCGGCCACGCCGAAGCGCTCGCCTCGGCCGCCGCCGTCGCCCACGCCGCGCTGGCCGGCAACCCCGAGGACCCCGAGAGCGTGGACGCGACGACCCTCGTCGCCGGCGCCCACCGGGCCCTGGAGGCCGTACGCACCCACGACCCCGCGCTGGCGGCGCTCGCCGAACGCATCGGCGAGGTCGCGATCCTGCTCGGCGACGTGGCGGGCGAACTCGCCGGATACGCCGACGACCTGGACGCCGATCCGCTGCGCCTGGCCGCGGTGGAGGAGCGCCGGGCGGCCCTGACCTCCCTGACCCGTAAGTACGGCGAGGACATCACGGCCGTGCTCGCCTGGTCGCAGGAGAGCGCGGCGCGTCTGACCGAACTCGACGGCGACGACGACCGGATCGAACAGCTCACCGCCGAGCGGAACGGGCTGCGCGACGAACTGTCCGTCCTGGCGCAGGAGTTGACGGACGCCCGCACCGAGGCCGCGGCCCGGTTCGCCGAGGCCGTCACCGCCGAGCTCGCCTCTTTGGCGATGCCGCACGCGCGGGTGTCGTTCGCGGTCGGCCAGAGCGAGGACCCCGAAGGCGTCGAGGTCGGCGGGCGGACCGTGGCATACGGGCCGACCGGCGCCGACGAGGTCGAGCTGCTGCTCGCCCCGCACCCCGGCGCACCGGCCCGGCCGATCGCCAAGGGCGCGTCCGGCGGTGAGCTCTCCCGGGTGATGCTGGCGGTGGAGGTCGTCTTCGCGGGCACCGACCCGGTGCCGACGTACCTGTTCGACGAGGTCGACGCGGGCGTCGGCGGCAAGGCGGCGGTCGAGATCGGCCGCAGGCTCGCCAAACTCGCCAAGTCGGCGCAGGTCGTGGTGGTCACCCACCTGCCGCAGGTGGCGGCGTTCGCCGACCGTCAGCTCCTGGTCGAGAAGACCAACGACGGCACGGTCACCCGCTCCGGCGTCACCGTCCTCGAAGGCGAGGACCGGGTGCGTGAGCTGTCGCGCATGCTGGCCGGCCAGGAAGACTCCGAGACCGCCAGGGCGCACGCCGAGGAACTCCTGGCCACCGCCCGCGCGGACGGCTGA